The DNA segment GATTGAAAATACGGCAACCCCTACAGAAGCAGAACGCGCGGCAATCACTTGTTCCTTCTCTGTTGCTTTACCTTTTCGAATGATTTGATTAAAAATATCATGAGCAAAGGCAGAGGCTCCTGATAATACTAACCCTGCAACCACTGCTAGAATCGTAGCAAAGGCTACGGCTGCAACAAAGGACATAAACAACTCTCCACCTAATGCTTCAGCTAGTAATGGAGCGGCCATGTTTCCTGCGCTATTCGCGGCCACAATGGCATCTCTTCCTACAAATGCAGCGGCACCAAAACCTAGGAAGATGGTAAGCACATAAAAGATTCCCACGATCCATGTGGCTGTTACAACAGAACTACGAGCTGTTTTTGCATCCCGAACTGTAAAGAATCGCATCAGAATATGAGGAAGTCCTGCTGTTCCAAGCACAAGTGCCAGCATGAGTGAAATGGAATCAAGCGGTGCACGACCCTGTAAGCCTGGATTTAGAAAATCTGCTCCATGATCTGTAACCGTTTTCATTTCATTGAACATACCTAAAATATTGAAGTTGAATTTAAAGAGAACCATAACGGAAATGACAAGCGTTGCCACCATAAGCAGCACGGCTTTAATGATTTGTACCCAGCTTGTTGCTGTCATTCCTCCAAATAAAACGTAGATCGTCATCATAACCCCAACGAGAGCGACGGCCCAAGAATAATTAATTCCAAATAGTAATTGAATGAGTGCACCAGCTCCAACAAGCTGAGCGATCATATAGAAGATTACAATGGTGATTGTACTAAAAGCTGCCACACCACGGACTTTTCTGGCGTCAAACCTTGCATGAATCATATCCGCAAGCGTATATTTACCAAGATTTCGCAAAGGTTCTGCAACGATGAATAATACAACTAAATAGGCTACGAGGTAACCAATACTATAGAAGAAGCCGTCAAACCCAAACAGGGCAATCGCACCAGCTATTCCTAAAAATGAAGCTGCTGATAGATAGTCTCCGGCAATAGCTAACCCATTCTGCCATCCGGTAAGTCCTCCACCCGCTGTGTAAAATTCACTAGCTGTTTTTGTTCGCTTTGCTGCATAGTAGGTAATGACAAGGGTACTTCCTACTATGAGGAAAAAGAGAGAGATCACCATCCAACTCATTCAGAATGTCCCCCTTTGTATTCAGATAAGATCTCATCTGCTTTTTGATCAAACCTGGCTGCTTTTCTTACATAAAGAATACAAAGAGTCCATGTCATCACAAACTGGGCAATGGCAAGTATCCAGACCCAAGTAATACTACCAATTGCAGGATTGTTCAAAATCGTGGTGTAGGAAGCTAAGATGGGAAGTGAAAAGTAAAAGAGTAAGAAGAAGACGGTAAGCGGAATGATAAAGCGTTTCTTTTCTTGCATCAATTCTTTAAACTTGGTGCTTTTTTCGACCTGACTGTACTGAAGTGGAGGATTTGCATCTGTCTTTGATTTAACCTGACTCAACTGAATCACCCTTCTCTCTTTAGCAGTATATTTGCAGTCAAACAGTCTAACATACTATTAATGTAAATTAGGTGGAAGGGTCTGTCAATTAAAAAATTAAAGCGCTTTCAATATTTATGAATGAGAGTATATAAAAGACGAATAATTCAATGAGTGAATCATTCGTCTATCTTGTTTTTATGGTACCAGCGAAGGGAAAATGCGAGACTCCTGTGG comes from the Alkalihalobacillus sp. FSL W8-0930 genome and includes:
- a CDS encoding cation acetate symporter, with amino-acid sequence MSWMVISLFFLIVGSTLVITYYAAKRTKTASEFYTAGGGLTGWQNGLAIAGDYLSAASFLGIAGAIALFGFDGFFYSIGYLVAYLVVLFIVAEPLRNLGKYTLADMIHARFDARKVRGVAAFSTITIVIFYMIAQLVGAGALIQLLFGINYSWAVALVGVMMTIYVLFGGMTATSWVQIIKAVLLMVATLVISVMVLFKFNFNILGMFNEMKTVTDHGADFLNPGLQGRAPLDSISLMLALVLGTAGLPHILMRFFTVRDAKTARSSVVTATWIVGIFYVLTIFLGFGAAAFVGRDAIVAANSAGNMAAPLLAEALGGELFMSFVAAVAFATILAVVAGLVLSGASAFAHDIFNQIIRKGKATEKEQVIAARSASVGVAVFSIILALFAQNMNVAFLVALAFCVAASANLPVIVYTIYWKRFNTSGAIWAMVTGLLTAIILVSLSPNVFAADGSAIITGTPIFPLTNPAIISVPAGFLGGVIGTLLSKQKSDASKYAEVKVKANTGYRDSAS
- a CDS encoding DUF485 domain-containing protein, producing the protein MQEKKRFIIPLTVFFLLFYFSLPILASYTTILNNPAIGSITWVWILAIAQFVMTWTLCILYVRKAARFDQKADEILSEYKGGHSE